In Oreochromis aureus strain Israel breed Guangdong linkage group 6, ZZ_aureus, whole genome shotgun sequence, the genomic window TTGTACTGGCATGAATgtaaacatttaacatgctaactgctcttgttttatttagctatttattttttaatacatttatgaACTTATGTATACATTGTTACCCACAAACCGAACGGTAATGTAACGATTCTCATCTTTCACCTTTTCACAAAAGTAAAACATCCTTACTTCCACGTCTActcaaaagcctttttttccgaCTTTGTCAAAGTAAATCAACAATAAACTACCTAACTaccgatatatatatattgctgTTTTTCATGAGATTATTGTTCTGAAATCAACCATGTTTTTGTTAGTCTCAACTGTGGGGTTGAATATTTCGAGGTTTACTCATCAAATGATCAAAAGACGTGTCAAGTCCCTTGCTCCACCCTCGCCAAACAGCAACGCCCACCCGCTCACAAGACTTTATACAACATTGTTTGGAAACGCTTTGCATCCTCACCCTGCAGACTGCAGCGCTCGGCTTGTGAAAACAGTTACGTTTAATTTACAGCCTTTTCTGCGCCTTTTACAGATGACCATGCATCGATACGCGTAAGTGGACTTTGTTTGGCACTGTGTACTTAACTTTATTTGCATTCCTGCGACATTTAGTCTGTCTAGTTAACCACTTGTACTTCTGGGCGATGTTGTGTGCGCCTAAAAACATCGTCAGAAACCATTAACTGATATGCTTTTGAGTGCCACTTTGTTCTCAGACTTAGAAACACTGAAGTTTTACATTAAAGTAAATTAAAGTACACCTTATACCTAGATGCAGAtgaagattttaaataaaaattatgtaAAATTGTCCTATGATATAAGAGAGCTTCGTTTAAACCCTGTGTAGAGTTGAGCTTCAGCAGTTACATAACATGCCAGTCATAATAATTACATAATTATAGCTTCCCCAGTGTGGATTCTTAACAATAGCAATATTTCTGAATGTACTGCTGTATTGTGAAATGCAATAgcaggacattttttttttaccaaggTGAACAATCTAGATATTGCCTTAATTGGTCTATAGTCACTAACTGTCCTTCATGCCAGAGGGGTCTTGtcctaatattttttttaatatcttacAGGACAGTGGGTATACTGGAAGCTGCTTTGTTGGTTTTGCTGGCAGGCTGTCAACAATGTGTCTTAGCATCCAGCGACACATTGGCTCCAGAGGTCTTGCAGAACAACGGCACCCTGTATGCAGTCTGCAAGGTGAGACCCAGCACCTCTCTCCCGGAGGACCTGCCCAAAGTGTACGGCCATGTGCTGTTCAAGCAGGATCATCCTCAGGAGAAAGTCAAGGTCCTCCTCCGGTTTAGTGGCTTCCCCAGGGATGGCAGTCCGGAGCCCAGAGCGGTGCACATCCATCAATATGGAGACCTGAGCCGGGGATGTGACTCCACCGGTGGCCACTACAATCCATATGGTGTAAATCACCCTAACCACCCTGGAGACTTTGGAAACTTTGAGCCTCAGCAAGGGAAGATTAATACAATGCTAGAATCTGATGCAACACTGTTTGGAAGCCTGTCTGTGTTTGGGAGAGCAGTGGTAATTCATGAAAAGATAGACGACTTAGGGCGCGGTGGAGACGCTGGGAGCCTGCTGCATGGAAACGCAGGCCGAAGGCTCGCATGCTGCATTATTGGGGTTTCGTCCCCCAATCTCTGGAAT contains:
- the LOC116334485 gene encoding extracellular superoxide dismutase [Cu-Zn]-like, which gives rise to MTMHRYATVGILEAALLVLLAGCQQCVLASSDTLAPEVLQNNGTLYAVCKVRPSTSLPEDLPKVYGHVLFKQDHPQEKVKVLLRFSGFPRDGSPEPRAVHIHQYGDLSRGCDSTGGHYNPYGVNHPNHPGDFGNFEPQQGKINTMLESDATLFGSLSVFGRAVVIHEKIDDLGRGGDAGSLLHGNAGRRLACCIIGVSSPNLWNMNLKQYSRQLRRN